The DNA sequence AAATAGTTCTTCCGCGTCTACCATTACCTTGTTGGAAAAAGGTAGGCTAGAAGCATTTTCCAAAATGTCCTCAATTTCATCAATTAATTTTAGCACTTCCATTTACATCCTACCTCCATTAATTTTTTCTAATAAAGCCTTTTCAACTACTCCAGGCACAAAGCAGGATATATTGCCCCCAAACATTGCTACTTCCTTAACTATGCTTGAGCTTAAATATGCATATTTTCCACTAGAAACCATGAATAAAGTCTCCAGGGTTTCCTCCAGTTTTTTATTGACTAAAGCCATTTGCATCTCATATTCAAAATCGGAAACGGCTCTAAGCCCCCTAACCACAGTAGTACAATTTTTTTGTCTTGCATAGTCTACCAGCAATCCAGAAAAAGAATCTACTTCAACATTATCATATTTTTCTAAAGTTTTTTTCAATAATTCTATTCTTTCCTCTATCGAAAAAAAATTTTTTTTTGATTTATTATTTAAAACGGCCACTATGACCTTAGAAAACTTTCGAGAGCATCTATCGATTATATCTAAATGCCCATAAGTTACAGGATCAAAGCTTCCTGGATAAATTACTACCATTACTTCTCCCTCCTATCCCTTTTCTTAAAGAAACTTAGGGATTTATCCCCATAATTCCTAGAATCTATTTTAATCAAGCTATTAAAAATATGATTCAAAACATAGTTCCTTTCATGCTCTAATACTATAAGACCTTCTTCTCTTAAAATATTAACCTCATCAATCTTTATAAGAACCCTTTCCAATAAATTCCTTCCATATGGTGGATCTATAAAAATATAATCAAATTTTATATCTTTTTCTCTTAACAAATCCAGAGCTTTAAAGGCATCCTTCTTTAATATCTCTGCACTATCCTTTAAGCATGTATGCTTTAAATTTTCATCGATACACCGAATACTTTCATAGGACTTGTCAACAAAATACACCTTTTTTGCTCCTCGACTTAAAAACTCAATGCCAATTGATCCAGTACCAGCAAATAAATCTAAAACTAAGGAATTTTCATCAATATAGCCTAAAATATTAAAAAGAGATTCTTTTATCCTATCTTCTGTAGGCCTTATATCCTTGCTTTTAGGCCCTTTTAGCCTAAATCCTTTTTTGCTACCAGCAATAACCCTCAATAGATCACCTCTTAATTATGCTTAATTTATTTTACCATATTTCATATATACTTTCCTAGTATTAGTTTAAAATTATATCCTTAATCCTATCCTGGAATAGTTGGATTATGCTTTCCCTTAAATTACAATGTCTATCCTCCAGTAAATAGGTATCCTTTTCTAATACCTCCATTGCTTTTTTTTGAGCAAGTTTTAATATTTCCATGTCCGTAAATAGGTTAGCAATTTTTAAATCAGGTAAACCATGCTGTTTGGTACCAAAGAATTCTCCTGGTCCCCTTAATTCCAAATCCTTCTCAGATATATAGAAGCCATCAGTAGATTTCTGTAAAATTCTCATCCTCTCCCTTGCTATTTTACTATTGCTGCCATTTATTAATATACAATAGGACTGATACTCTCCTCTTCCAACTCTCCCCCTCAATTGATGAAGTTGAGCTAATCCAAATCTCTCTGCATTATATACTACCATGATATTAGCATTTGGCACGTTAATTCCAACCTCGATAACCGTAGTAGAAACTAATATATCCAATTCATTCTTTGAAAATCTTTCCATAATGCGATCCTTTTCCTCCTGTTTCATCCTTCCATGTAACAAACCAACTTTAAAATCCCTATATACTTCATCTTTCAAACTATTATATAGTGCTTCCGCAGATTCCAAGTCTAAGGTTTCACTTTCTTCAATTAATGGACATACTATATAGGCTTGTCTTCCCTCTAATAATTGCTTTTTTACAAAATTATGAACTTGCTCTATTAAGTCGAATCCTACAGCATATGTTTCTATTTGCTTCCTTCCAGGAGGCAACTGATCTATTATGGAAATATCCAAATCCCCATAGAGTATTAAAGCTAAGGTTCTAGGTATAGGGGTAGCAGTCATTACCAAAATATCCGGACTCTTCCCTTTATAGCTTAGTGTGGCCCGTTGCTTTACGCCAAATCGATGTTGTTCATCGGTTATTGCTAAACCTAGTCTATTGAACTCAACCTTATCCTGTATTATTGCATGTGTACCTATTAACACATGGATTTTTCCATCTTTTAAATCCTTCAGCACCTCTTCCTTTTTCTTATTAGAAAGGCTTCCTACTAATAGCTCACACCTTATATCATAATCCTTGAAATAATTAGAGATAGAATTGAAATGTTGTAGAGCTAAAATCTCTGTTGGAGCCATCATTACAGATTGGTATCCAGATTTCCACGCCTTAAACATAGCTAATACTGCAATAATGGTTTTACCAGACCCTACGTCTCCTTGAATCAACCTATTCATCTGGATATTCTTCTCCATATCCTTTTCAACTTCTTTAAACACTCTCAACTGAGCAGTAGTCAGCTTAAAAGGCAAATCATTTATAAAACTATAAACTTCTGTTACAGGTGGAAATTGTATGCCTTTATAAACTTCTTGCTGCCTAGACTTAATTAACATAAGTCCTAGTTGTAAAATAAATAATTCCTCAAAAGCTAACCTCTTACGAGCTTCTTTATAATGGTTTTCACTTTTAGGAAAATGAATATTTATTATGGCTTCTTTGATTGGCATTAGATTTAATTCCTTCAGTATATATTCAGGTAGTCTTTCCTTAATATTGTCACTATATCCCTTAATGGCATTATTCATTATTCTAATCATCTCATTGTTGGAAAGATTATCTGTTAAAGGGTATATAGGGATAATCTTTCCAACTTTGTCTCCTTCTGCCCTCCCAATAGTGGGATTCATAACCTGTACCTGGTTATTAAATATATTCACCTTTCCATAGACCATTATTTCATCACCTAAAGACAAACGACTTACTATATAATCCTGATTAAACCATACTAAATGCCCAATGCCAGAGCTATCCTTTACTGGAACTTGTAATATAGATAAGTTTTTTCTTAGTTTCCGTTTAACTGGATATCCACAAATTTTTACCTTTAGGCTAACCTTTTCACCACCGACACACTGGGCTATAGACTTAAATCTCCTCCTATCTTCATAGCTCCTAGGCATATAGTATAAGAGGTCCTGAATAGTATGTATATTTAATTTTTTTAATAGTCTTGCTCTTTTTGGGCCAACCCCTTTAACATATTGAATATCCAATTTTCTCCTCCTCTAATCTATTATCTTAACAACAAATTCCTCACCAATAGGTGAGGAATATACTACTCTAATGAAAATATATAATAATAAAGTGGTTGTCCGCCATAAACTACTTCTATGTCGAAATTCTCAAACTCTTCTTCTAGCCTTTTTGCAAATTTCTTCGCACTTTCATCATCAATTTCATTACCATAAAAAACTGTTATTAAAGAATATTCGTCATTAATAACCTTCTGTAATAGCACTAAACTAACCTCATCTATCGAATTACCAACAGCCAATATCTCCCCATTTGAAAGACCTATGATATCATCTTTATTTATTTTTGTATTATCTATTTCAGTATTCCTAACCGCATAAGTAACCATACCAGTCTTTACATGGGTTACAGCTTCTTCCATATTGGTCAAATTTTCTTCTATATCTAGCTCTGGGTCAAATGTGATCAATGCAGTTATGCCTTCAGGAATGGTTTTAGTAGGAAATACATAAACCTTTTTATCGCTTAACTCCTTGGCTTGATCAGCTGCCAGCACAATATTGCTGTTATTAGGTAATATTATTATGTTTTCGCCATTCACTTCATCTATAGCTTTTAGTATATCTTCTGTACTAGGATTCATAGTTTGCCCGCCTGGTATTATATAGTCTACATTGAGTTCCTTAAAAACTTTATTTAAACCTTCTCCTATGGAAACGGTAATGAAAGCGTATTTCTTCATTTCCCTGTTTCGATTATTGATTTCTATTTTTTCTGATACTTCTTCTTCAATTATATGCCTATGTTGATAACGCATATTATCTATTTTAATGTCATTTAGCTCTCCAATTTCTAAAGCCCTCTCCAATACCAGCCCTGGATTGTTAGTGTGAACATGAACTTTAATTAATCCATCGCCTCCTACTACCAATAAGGAATCTCCAAAGCTGTTTAACTCGCTTCTTAAAGCTTCATAATCATCAAAATCCGTATTGATCATAAACTCAGTACAATATCCGAATTTAATATTTTCATCATCAATCCTAGGAAATATCTCTACAGGTTTATCTACTTTAGCTGGAAAATCTAAAATTATATCTTCTTTACCAGTGATGGCATTTAAAGCACCAGTCAAAACTACTATTAAACCTTTACCCCCCGCATCTACTACTCCTGCTTGCTTTAATACAGGCAACATATCTGGAGTCTTATTAAGTACTTCTTTCCCTTTATTTATAACCTTTTCTAAAAAAACAAATATATCATTTTCCACTTCTGCTAACTCTAAAGCATAATCAGCACAACCTTTTGCAACAGTTAAAATAGTCCCTTCTGTAGGTTTCATTACTGCCTTATATGCTGTTTCTGAAGCAGACTTGAAAGCTTTAGCTAAATCTATGGTATTTATCTTATCCTTATCTTT is a window from the Tepidimicrobium xylanilyticum genome containing:
- the coaD gene encoding pantetheine-phosphate adenylyltransferase yields the protein MVVIYPGSFDPVTYGHLDIIDRCSRKFSKVIVAVLNNKSKKNFFSIEERIELLKKTLEKYDNVEVDSFSGLLVDYARQKNCTTVVRGLRAVSDFEYEMQMALVNKKLEETLETLFMVSSGKYAYLSSSIVKEVAMFGGNISCFVPGVVEKALLEKINGGRM
- the rsmD gene encoding 16S rRNA (guanine(966)-N(2))-methyltransferase RsmD yields the protein MRVIAGSKKGFRLKGPKSKDIRPTEDRIKESLFNILGYIDENSLVLDLFAGTGSIGIEFLSRGAKKVYFVDKSYESIRCIDENLKHTCLKDSAEILKKDAFKALDLLREKDIKFDYIFIDPPYGRNLLERVLIKIDEVNILREEGLIVLEHERNYVLNHIFNSLIKIDSRNYGDKSLSFFKKRDRREK
- the recG gene encoding ATP-dependent DNA helicase RecG is translated as MDIQYVKGVGPKRARLLKKLNIHTIQDLLYYMPRSYEDRRRFKSIAQCVGGEKVSLKVKICGYPVKRKLRKNLSILQVPVKDSSGIGHLVWFNQDYIVSRLSLGDEIMVYGKVNIFNNQVQVMNPTIGRAEGDKVGKIIPIYPLTDNLSNNEMIRIMNNAIKGYSDNIKERLPEYILKELNLMPIKEAIINIHFPKSENHYKEARKRLAFEELFILQLGLMLIKSRQQEVYKGIQFPPVTEVYSFINDLPFKLTTAQLRVFKEVEKDMEKNIQMNRLIQGDVGSGKTIIAVLAMFKAWKSGYQSVMMAPTEILALQHFNSISNYFKDYDIRCELLVGSLSNKKKEEVLKDLKDGKIHVLIGTHAIIQDKVEFNRLGLAITDEQHRFGVKQRATLSYKGKSPDILVMTATPIPRTLALILYGDLDISIIDQLPPGRKQIETYAVGFDLIEQVHNFVKKQLLEGRQAYIVCPLIEESETLDLESAEALYNSLKDEVYRDFKVGLLHGRMKQEEKDRIMERFSKNELDILVSTTVIEVGINVPNANIMVVYNAERFGLAQLHQLRGRVGRGEYQSYCILINGSNSKIARERMRILQKSTDGFYISEKDLELRGPGEFFGTKQHGLPDLKIANLFTDMEILKLAQKKAMEVLEKDTYLLEDRHCNLRESIIQLFQDRIKDIILN
- a CDS encoding DAK2 domain-containing protein — protein: MKNEIMDGLMLKKAFVGGARLLESKKEEVNALNVFPVPDGDTGTNMSLTMKSAVKQISSLDAPTVGEVAVAASNGSLMGARGNSGVILSQLFRGFANSLKDKDKINTIDLAKAFKSASETAYKAVMKPTEGTILTVAKGCADYALELAEVENDIFVFLEKVINKGKEVLNKTPDMLPVLKQAGVVDAGGKGLIVVLTGALNAITGKEDIILDFPAKVDKPVEIFPRIDDENIKFGYCTEFMINTDFDDYEALRSELNSFGDSLLVVGGDGLIKVHVHTNNPGLVLERALEIGELNDIKIDNMRYQHRHIIEEEVSEKIEINNRNREMKKYAFITVSIGEGLNKVFKELNVDYIIPGGQTMNPSTEDILKAIDEVNGENIIILPNNSNIVLAADQAKELSDKKVYVFPTKTIPEGITALITFDPELDIEENLTNMEEAVTHVKTGMVTYAVRNTEIDNTKINKDDIIGLSNGEILAVGNSIDEVSLVLLQKVINDEYSLITVFYGNEIDDESAKKFAKRLEEEFENFDIEVVYGGQPLYYYIFSLE